A portion of the bacterium genome contains these proteins:
- a CDS encoding thiamine pyrophosphate-dependent dehydrogenase E1 component subunit alpha codes for MPEISDADLKALYRTMVMTRVFDQRMITLQRQGRLGFYLGSLGEEAASVGSAFALWAEDWIFPCYREQGAYLWRGVTVQEMAHQCYGNGLDYTKGRQMPVHYSFRHKNIVSISSPLTVQLPQAVGAAWAAKLRKDPIITLTYLGEGASSQGDFHVGLNFAGVYKTPTVFFLRNNGWAISTPREVQTASENFAMKANAYGFEGVLVDGNDLLAVIVATKRAADKARSGGGPTLIEAVTYRVGGHSTSDDPSVYRKDEEVKAWEAKDPIARFQRFLAKKGLWTPEWELEIQEACKAEVLAAAEAAEKAPAPAPETIFDDVFSDIPRFLQEQRAELMDSLQQSKEAR; via the coding sequence ATGCCCGAGATCTCCGATGCGGATCTGAAGGCCCTCTACCGCACCATGGTCATGACCCGTGTCTTCGACCAGCGCATGATCACCCTCCAGCGCCAAGGCCGCCTCGGCTTCTACCTGGGCTCGCTGGGCGAGGAGGCCGCTTCGGTCGGCTCCGCCTTCGCCCTCTGGGCCGAGGACTGGATCTTCCCTTGCTACCGTGAGCAGGGTGCCTACCTCTGGCGCGGCGTGACCGTGCAGGAGATGGCCCACCAGTGCTACGGCAACGGCCTCGACTACACCAAGGGCCGCCAGATGCCGGTCCACTACTCCTTCCGCCACAAGAACATCGTCTCGATCTCGAGCCCCCTGACGGTCCAGCTGCCGCAGGCGGTGGGCGCGGCGTGGGCGGCCAAGCTCCGCAAGGACCCGATCATCACCCTCACCTACCTGGGCGAGGGCGCGTCGAGCCAGGGCGACTTCCACGTGGGCCTCAACTTTGCCGGCGTGTACAAGACCCCGACCGTCTTCTTCCTGCGCAACAACGGCTGGGCCATCTCGACCCCCCGCGAGGTCCAGACCGCCAGCGAGAACTTCGCCATGAAGGCCAACGCCTACGGCTTCGAGGGCGTCCTGGTCGACGGTAACGACCTCTTGGCCGTCATCGTCGCCACCAAGCGCGCGGCCGACAAGGCCCGCAGCGGCGGCGGCCCCACCCTGATCGAGGCGGTGACCTACCGCGTCGGCGGCCACTCGACCTCGGACGACCCCAGCGTCTACCGCAAGGACGAGGAAGTGAAGGCCTGGGAGGCCAAGGATCCCATCGCGCGCTTCCAGCGCTTCCTCGCCAAGAAGGGCCTCTGGACCCCCGAGTGGGAGCTCGAGATCCAGGAAGCCTGCAAGGCCGAGGTCCTGGCTGCCGCCGAGGCCGCCGAGAAGGCCCCCGCGCCCGCGCCCGAAACCATCTTCGACGACGTCTTCAGCGACATCCCGCGCTTCCTCCAAGAGCAGCGCGCCGAGCTGATGGATAGCTTGCAGCAGTCCAAGGAGGCCCGCTAA
- the lipA gene encoding lipoyl synthase, protein MDTKRKPEWLKIRPPAGERYLAIKENLRTLNLHTVCEEASCPNIGECWGGGTATMMVMGDTCTRGCRFCHIKTAKEGLPLDPDEPAKVALQVDVMGLDYVVLTSVDRDDLPDGGAAHFAAVIRAIKERTPKVLVEVLIPDFQGDTKALRTVVESAPDVIAHNVETVRRLTPKVRDRRAQYAQSLKVLADAKRIAPKIVTKTSIMVGLGETDEEIMETLRDLREYDCQIVTFGQYLRPTAKHLEVVDFVTPAKFAEFQQWAEELGFLYVASGPLVRSSYRAGELFIKGMIESQNPKLSQDASASASNDASLQPS, encoded by the coding sequence ATGGATACCAAGCGCAAGCCCGAATGGCTCAAGATCCGCCCGCCTGCTGGCGAGCGCTATCTCGCCATCAAGGAGAACCTCCGCACCCTCAACCTCCACACCGTGTGCGAGGAGGCCTCGTGCCCCAACATCGGGGAGTGCTGGGGCGGGGGCACCGCCACCATGATGGTCATGGGCGACACCTGCACCCGCGGCTGCCGCTTCTGCCACATCAAGACCGCCAAGGAGGGCTTGCCCCTCGATCCGGACGAGCCCGCCAAGGTCGCTCTCCAGGTCGACGTGATGGGGCTCGACTACGTGGTCCTCACCTCGGTCGACCGTGACGATCTGCCCGACGGCGGCGCCGCCCACTTCGCGGCGGTCATTCGCGCCATCAAGGAGCGCACGCCCAAGGTGCTGGTCGAGGTCCTCATTCCCGATTTTCAGGGCGACACCAAGGCCCTGCGCACGGTGGTCGAGTCGGCCCCCGACGTCATCGCCCACAACGTGGAGACGGTGCGACGCCTGACTCCCAAGGTGCGCGATCGCCGCGCCCAGTACGCCCAGAGCCTCAAGGTGCTCGCGGACGCCAAGCGCATCGCCCCCAAGATCGTCACCAAGACCTCCATCATGGTCGGCCTCGGCGAAACCGACGAGGAGATCATGGAGACCCTGCGCGACCTGCGCGAGTACGATTGCCAGATCGTCACCTTCGGCCAGTACCTGCGGCCGACGGCCAAGCACCTGGAGGTCGTGGACTTCGTCACCCCCGCCAAGTTCGCCGAGTTCCAGCAATGGGCCGAGGAGCTGGGCTTCCTCTACGTGGCGAGCGGCCCTCTGGTCCGCTCCAGCTACCGCGCGGGCGAGCTCTTCATCAAGGGCATGATCGAAAGCCAGAACCCGAAGCTCTCCCAGGACGCCTCCGCGTCCGCTTCCAATGATGCAAGCCTTCAGCCGTCGTAA
- a CDS encoding SUMF1/EgtB/PvdO family nonheme iron enzyme, whose translation MKPSNHVAIALAATLLTACQVAAPGLPPSGGALTPGVSNEQAGPRAIAGRVIFPSGDRQVTAASADLAAYATVAVIDPGTARTMATGLTNAQGAFAIDVDTTFSPVLNGHYYLQVLKRTSGPTANHLSMLTVLKWTGSGWASITNRAGGVGTIVVNPTTTAVALIDREDPATSLDDILGTVAGSSFDAVSAFQGNSVAMVLARVASVTTQLLQDLDPLGDRPILASGLLAPGDSGDESTHHDYQVTKNGQVSTFVWIPVFTAYQLIVPANCGATNAASPVGTWVKTQPSSGIEGTDWARESFGGFYAGKYEASRNDATNAAVGTATALKVQADRVPWTNVSWDGAVNACLAYDAHCHLMRDDEWTALAVWSMINNVTVYGNNNTRKDHLDAAITFTADPNVAGRALTGSGTKAGWAAGVNLTTHTGTTGGVYDLNGNVWEWTGTIGTAQTSGNYIVNDVTLPVAVPGQNFVTQLSTDPRLRRYGLPGATGGSASPVFGGDYIWTTTGWTSAASRGGRWADGGSAGVWGVYVANDRTTANTSYGFRPVLKY comes from the coding sequence ATGAAGCCTTCGAATCACGTCGCGATCGCCCTGGCGGCGACCCTGCTGACGGCCTGCCAGGTGGCGGCACCCGGATTGCCGCCGAGCGGCGGAGCGCTGACCCCCGGAGTATCGAACGAGCAGGCTGGGCCGCGCGCGATCGCAGGCCGGGTGATCTTCCCGTCGGGCGATCGCCAGGTGACGGCGGCGAGCGCCGATCTCGCGGCCTACGCGACCGTCGCCGTGATCGACCCCGGCACGGCCCGCACCATGGCGACCGGCCTCACCAACGCGCAGGGTGCCTTCGCCATCGACGTGGACACGACCTTCAGCCCGGTCCTCAACGGCCACTACTACCTGCAGGTCCTCAAGCGCACGAGCGGGCCCACGGCCAACCATCTCTCGATGCTCACGGTGCTCAAGTGGACGGGTTCTGGGTGGGCGAGCATCACCAACCGGGCGGGAGGCGTCGGCACCATCGTCGTCAATCCCACCACCACGGCCGTGGCGCTGATCGATCGCGAGGATCCCGCGACGTCCCTCGACGACATCCTCGGGACGGTCGCCGGGAGCTCCTTCGATGCGGTCTCGGCGTTCCAGGGGAACTCCGTGGCCATGGTGCTGGCACGGGTCGCGAGCGTCACCACGCAGCTGCTCCAGGACCTGGATCCCCTGGGGGATCGGCCCATCCTCGCTTCCGGCCTGCTCGCGCCGGGGGATAGCGGCGACGAGAGCACCCATCACGACTACCAGGTGACCAAGAACGGCCAGGTGAGCACCTTCGTCTGGATCCCCGTGTTCACGGCCTACCAGCTCATCGTGCCCGCGAACTGCGGAGCGACGAACGCCGCGAGCCCCGTGGGGACGTGGGTCAAGACGCAGCCGAGCAGCGGCATCGAGGGGACCGACTGGGCCCGCGAGTCCTTCGGGGGCTTCTACGCGGGCAAGTACGAGGCGTCGCGCAACGACGCGACCAACGCGGCGGTGGGCACGGCCACGGCGCTCAAGGTTCAGGCGGATCGGGTGCCGTGGACGAACGTCAGCTGGGACGGGGCGGTCAACGCGTGTCTTGCCTACGACGCGCACTGTCACTTGATGCGCGACGACGAATGGACGGCGCTCGCCGTCTGGTCGATGATCAACAACGTCACGGTCTACGGCAACAACAACACCCGCAAGGACCACCTCGACGCGGCCATCACCTTCACCGCCGATCCGAACGTCGCGGGCCGCGCCCTGACCGGGAGCGGAACGAAAGCCGGCTGGGCGGCCGGCGTGAACCTGACGACCCACACCGGCACGACGGGGGGCGTGTACGACCTCAACGGCAACGTCTGGGAGTGGACGGGCACGATCGGCACAGCGCAGACCAGCGGCAACTACATTGTCAACGACGTGACCTTGCCCGTGGCAGTCCCCGGACAAAACTTCGTGACCCAGCTGAGCACGGATCCGCGCCTGCGCCGCTACGGGCTGCCCGGAGCGACCGGCGGGAGCGCCAGCCCTGTCTTCGGGGGGGATTACATCTGGACGACCACCGGCTGGACCTCCGCGGCCTCGCGTGGCGGGCGCTGGGCGGACGGCGGCAGCGCAGGCGTGTGGGGGGTCTACGTGGCCAACGATCGCACCACTGCCAACACCTCCTACGGTTTTCGCCCCGTGCTCAAGTACTGA
- a CDS encoding Ig-like domain-containing protein gives MTGVPQPTPTPGGEVGGSVGTEGGASPTPAPTPAITLSLKSATDSLFVPPVDVVSPLYPTSFLFAAESSSPSLPITWQSSDTRIATVGADGRVQALRSGTAVITARCAEARATASVTVAEKARLSVSTQGAPGQTSRVTVSVKDEQGQVLATQATSDLTRLGNLTVEAVARDAGGRALAVGRAEGVSLFPNQLRTLSIPLNVPRLDAVTSGGPKALVTLTGSGFSRWVKLQAGQQLTYAPAVSADFDGVPATVTVLSDGVAQVAVPATLAGAAARPFTLTLDGCPVSASFRLVGSIQIDPLPDTMANLTERRYTAIAYDTAGQTLNGVDLSWEASDKGGGTMTSDGNFTATTLGRSTITVRSGTVTATTSVTVQ, from the coding sequence GTGACGGGCGTCCCGCAGCCCACCCCTACCCCCGGCGGTGAGGTCGGCGGCTCGGTCGGAACCGAGGGCGGCGCCTCACCGACGCCGGCCCCGACACCGGCCATCACCCTCTCGCTGAAATCGGCGACCGACAGCCTTTTCGTGCCACCGGTGGATGTCGTCTCCCCGCTGTACCCAACTTCTTTCTTGTTCGCTGCCGAATCGAGCAGCCCCTCGTTGCCCATCACCTGGCAATCATCGGATACGCGGATCGCCACGGTGGGCGCGGATGGCCGGGTGCAGGCCCTACGCTCTGGGACGGCCGTTATCACCGCCCGCTGCGCCGAGGCGCGCGCCACGGCCAGCGTCACGGTCGCAGAGAAGGCTCGTTTGTCGGTTTCTACCCAGGGGGCGCCTGGGCAGACTTCCCGGGTCACGGTGAGCGTGAAGGATGAGCAGGGCCAGGTGCTGGCGACACAGGCCACGTCCGACCTGACCCGACTTGGCAACCTCACGGTCGAAGCCGTCGCGCGCGATGCGGGCGGCCGGGCCCTCGCTGTGGGTCGGGCCGAGGGCGTGAGCCTCTTTCCCAACCAGCTGAGGACGCTCTCGATTCCGCTCAACGTCCCGCGTCTCGATGCCGTCACGAGCGGCGGCCCCAAGGCCCTGGTGACCCTGACGGGTAGCGGCTTCTCGCGGTGGGTCAAGCTGCAGGCCGGTCAGCAGCTGACCTATGCCCCTGCCGTATCGGCCGACTTCGACGGGGTCCCCGCGACGGTCACGGTGCTGAGCGACGGCGTCGCCCAGGTCGCGGTTCCTGCGACCCTCGCCGGGGCTGCGGCCCGGCCCTTCACCCTCACCCTCGACGGCTGCCCGGTGAGTGCGAGCTTCAGGCTGGTGGGGTCGATCCAGATCGACCCCTTGCCGGACACCATGGCGAACCTGACCGAGCGCCGCTACACCGCGATCGCCTATGACACGGCGGGTCAGACCCTGAACGGTGTCGACCTCTCCTGGGAAGCGAGCGACAAGGGGGGCGGCACCATGACCTCTGACGGCAACTTCACCGCCACCACCCTGGGCCGCTCGACCATCACCGTGCGATCCGGCACCGTGACGGCGACCACCTCGGTCACCGTGCAGTAA
- a CDS encoding EF-hand domain-containing protein, translating into MFHRARTVLGLALLVLLAGCSRPASLPSATAQDESRAVKAQDINLVRSAIANVVKREFQSLDTDKNGVLTRAELAKKSPLFLVMWQTIDVNMDDVVTYDEFMNRMAGNMDAVSRLLYTLMDVNNDGLLSAADVSKWGYKAIISLMDTNDNGSVDFNEFQRFVTSPGMINPGKWW; encoded by the coding sequence ATGTTCCACCGCGCCCGCACCGTCTTAGGCTTGGCTCTCCTCGTGCTCCTCGCCGGCTGCTCCCGGCCCGCCTCGCTGCCCTCGGCGACCGCCCAGGATGAGAGCCGCGCGGTGAAGGCCCAGGACATCAACCTGGTGCGCTCGGCGATCGCGAACGTCGTCAAGCGTGAGTTCCAGTCTCTCGACACCGACAAGAATGGCGTCCTGACGCGCGCCGAACTCGCCAAGAAGAGCCCGCTTTTCCTCGTGATGTGGCAGACCATCGACGTGAACATGGACGACGTGGTCACTTACGATGAGTTCATGAACCGGATGGCCGGCAACATGGACGCGGTTTCCCGCCTGCTCTACACCCTGATGGACGTGAACAACGACGGCCTGCTCAGCGCGGCGGACGTGAGCAAGTGGGGCTACAAGGCGATCATCTCCCTGATGGACACCAACGACAACGGCAGCGTGGACTTCAACGAGTTCCAGCGCTTCGTCACGAGCCCCGGGATGATCAACCCTGGCAAGTGGTGGTAG
- a CDS encoding FAD:protein FMN transferase, whose amino-acid sequence MMHGRVRAAWTLVAFALFAAPCPPSAAEEGGVLTQVRYSMGTLWTVEARGPKAEEAIAQAFAEVKRLDESLSTYRPESELSRVNREAAKRWVTVSPETMGLLRRALAYAEETGGAFDPTVGPLVRAWGFKYLDYQVPPAARIAEARAKVGYRKVRLDPAKGVRFSQAGVELDLGAIAKGYAVDRALAVMQRHGAVAARVDAGGNQGVWGLPPAGQSWFFGIKHPRSEGDMLGVVPLSSGGISTSGDNERGFWKDGVRYGHIVDPTSGAPVKGMVSVTVRARTAEEADALSTCLYVLGEERGEALLARHPDASALYVRAGSAPGEFRTTVGAGFEWEEESDAAP is encoded by the coding sequence ATGATGCACGGTCGCGTTCGGGCCGCCTGGACCCTCGTGGCATTCGCGCTCTTCGCCGCCCCCTGTCCGCCGTCGGCGGCCGAGGAGGGCGGCGTTCTCACGCAGGTCCGCTATTCCATGGGCACCCTCTGGACGGTTGAGGCCCGCGGCCCTAAGGCCGAAGAGGCGATCGCACAGGCCTTCGCCGAGGTGAAGCGCCTGGACGAGAGCCTCAGCACCTACCGCCCGGAGAGCGAGCTCTCGCGCGTCAACCGTGAGGCCGCCAAGCGCTGGGTGACGGTCAGCCCCGAGACCATGGGCCTCTTGCGGCGCGCGCTCGCTTACGCCGAAGAGACGGGCGGCGCCTTCGATCCGACGGTCGGGCCCTTGGTCCGCGCCTGGGGCTTCAAGTACCTGGATTACCAGGTGCCGCCCGCCGCGCGTATCGCCGAGGCCCGCGCCAAGGTGGGCTACCGGAAGGTCCGGCTCGATCCGGCGAAGGGCGTCCGCTTCTCGCAAGCGGGCGTGGAACTCGACTTGGGGGCGATCGCGAAGGGCTACGCCGTCGATCGGGCCCTTGCGGTCATGCAGCGCCACGGCGCCGTGGCGGCCCGGGTGGATGCGGGCGGCAACCAGGGCGTCTGGGGCCTGCCCCCGGCGGGCCAGTCCTGGTTCTTCGGTATCAAGCACCCGCGCAGCGAAGGGGACATGCTCGGGGTGGTGCCGCTTTCGAGCGGGGGGATCTCGACCTCGGGCGATAACGAGCGTGGCTTCTGGAAGGACGGGGTGCGCTACGGCCACATCGTCGATCCGACCTCGGGCGCGCCGGTCAAAGGGATGGTCAGCGTCACCGTGCGCGCACGGACGGCCGAGGAGGCCGACGCCCTCTCGACCTGCCTCTACGTGCTGGGCGAGGAGCGCGGCGAGGCGCTGCTTGCGCGTCATCCGGACGCCTCGGCCCTTTACGTCCGGGCGGGCTCGGCCCCCGGCGAGTTCCGCACGACGGTCGGCGCCGGCTTCGAGTGGGAGGAAGAGAGCGACGCTGCTCCCTAG
- a CDS encoding PepSY domain-containing protein yields the protein MTKTMLTLHRWLGLVAGVMILIAAGTAIGLNHQDAWRRPPQGGAAAQSPFQKYVLSTAVDPTDSRRVLVGTNDGVFRSLDAGQTWEEAVLPVPAEQAGTILFDPHRPGVVYLSLRSIGVFRSEDHGDIWEEMTLPFYPPEGTQVTGLSLDGAGRVLIATTEGLYLQAASGGEWRHLAKPAAPKAEDGKQLAQLMYDLHDGRFWGTYGVPITDAVSVALIVLVLSGYFLYFGRVIRVRLSRMRAARAAAAREKAPEPLVSP from the coding sequence ATGACCAAGACCATGCTGACGCTGCACCGCTGGCTCGGCCTCGTGGCCGGGGTGATGATCCTCATCGCCGCCGGTACGGCAATCGGCCTCAACCACCAGGACGCCTGGCGTCGCCCTCCTCAGGGCGGCGCCGCGGCGCAGTCCCCCTTCCAGAAGTACGTGCTCTCGACCGCCGTGGATCCGACGGATTCGCGGCGTGTCCTGGTCGGCACCAACGACGGCGTGTTCCGCTCGCTCGACGCTGGTCAGACCTGGGAGGAGGCCGTCCTGCCCGTTCCCGCCGAGCAGGCGGGGACCATTCTCTTCGACCCCCATCGGCCGGGGGTCGTTTACCTTTCGCTGCGCTCCATCGGGGTGTTCCGCTCCGAGGACCACGGCGACATCTGGGAAGAAATGACCCTTCCTTTCTATCCGCCCGAGGGCACCCAGGTGACGGGGCTTTCGCTGGACGGGGCGGGCCGCGTCCTGATCGCCACCACCGAGGGTCTCTACCTCCAGGCGGCGTCCGGCGGCGAGTGGCGCCACCTGGCCAAGCCCGCCGCCCCCAAGGCGGAGGACGGCAAGCAACTCGCGCAGCTCATGTACGACCTGCACGACGGCCGCTTCTGGGGCACCTACGGGGTGCCGATCACCGACGCGGTCTCGGTCGCCTTGATCGTGCTGGTGCTGAGTGGCTACTTCCTTTACTTCGGGCGGGTCATCCGCGTGCGCCTGTCCCGCATGCGCGCGGCTCGCGCAGCCGCCGCCCGCGAGAAGGCTCCCGAGCCCCTCGTCTCGCCATGA
- a CDS encoding FMN-binding protein, protein MRIALPLVAFAAIATALPAFAEEEAPQLYEQVYLTKDQALKIALPAGDPVTTRTYAPRAEERKRIERRLGRKIEDDSFTVYQSASGGKPSGYAMILDEQGKYYPMTFVVGIKPDGSVRDVAVMVYRERRGDAVKRRRFLNQFLGKTSDDALMVNRDVVHLTGATVSSWSIAAGVKKAVVIIDELKASR, encoded by the coding sequence ATGAGGATTGCATTGCCGCTCGTCGCATTCGCGGCGATCGCGACGGCCCTTCCGGCCTTCGCAGAAGAGGAAGCCCCCCAGCTCTACGAGCAGGTCTACCTGACCAAGGACCAGGCCCTCAAGATCGCCCTGCCCGCGGGTGACCCGGTCACGACGCGCACTTACGCCCCTCGCGCCGAGGAGCGCAAGCGGATCGAGCGTCGCCTGGGCCGCAAGATCGAGGACGATTCGTTCACGGTCTACCAGAGCGCGAGCGGCGGCAAGCCTTCCGGTTACGCCATGATCCTCGACGAGCAGGGGAAGTACTACCCCATGACCTTCGTGGTCGGCATCAAGCCGGACGGCAGCGTCCGCGACGTGGCCGTCATGGTGTACCGGGAGCGGCGCGGCGACGCGGTCAAGCGTCGCCGCTTCCTCAACCAGTTCCTTGGCAAGACGAGCGACGACGCCTTGATGGTCAATCGGGACGTCGTCCACCTGACGGGGGCGACCGTCTCGTCCTGGTCCATCGCCGCTGGGGTCAAGAAGGCCGTCGTGATCATCGACGAACTGAAGGCGAGCCGCTAG